The Tautonia plasticadhaerens nucleotide sequence ATCCGTCCGTCACCCGGGACCTCTCCCTCGTCATCGACCGGGCAATCCCCTGGTCGGAGCTGGCCGAGGCCGTCCGGGGCTCCGGGGGGCCGACGCTGGAATCGGTCGAGTTCCTGGACACGTTCGAGGGGGCGGGCGTCCCGGAAGGACGCCACAGCCTGCACTTCGGGATGAGCTTCAGGCGATCGGACCGGACCCTGACCGGCGAGGAAGTGGAGGCCTCGATCCGGCGGATCGTCGACGCCTGTCGGGCCCGTTTCGACGCGTCGCTCCGGGCCTCCTGATCCGGCCCCACGCCTCGGGGAGGGGCCCGACCGGGAGCCGGAGGCGGCCGAGGCTCAGGGGCCGGGGTCGCCGAAGCCCGGGTCGGCGGGCTCGGGGTCGACCGGGATGGGATCGACCTCCTCGGCGGCGGGATCGGCCGACCCCACCGGGTCCCCTCCCTCGATCGGGGCCGGGTCAGAGACGTCGATTCCCTCATCAATCCCGGCGTCACCGCCCCCGCCGCAACCGGCGAGTCCGATCGAGAGGGCGGCGAGGAGGCCGAGCGCGGACAAGGTTTCGGGCAGAGGCTTCATCGTAGGGTTGGGCTCCGGCCGGGTGATCGGCGATCGTCGGGGGGCCGTCCCGATGAGGCACCCGGATTGCCGCTGTTATAGCCCGAGGCGCGCGTCCGGGGAATGGGGCGACCCGCCGTCCTTGAAAACCGGGCGTGGAGGGCGGACGATGAAGCTCGGTGATCGTGTCCCATGAGGATCGGCGGGCCGGGCCGTGCGACCAGGCCCGCGTCGCACGGCCGCCGGGTCCGAGCCGGATCGGCGGGGATCGATCCGGGGCCTCGGGGCGGTCGGGGTTCGCCGGCCGGGCTTCGGCCGAGTTCGGGGGGAGCTGACGTGCTGCGGAACTGGCGGGCCTGGGTGCTGATCGCCCTGATCGTGGTGCCGTTCGGGCTCTACGTGGTCCTCGGGTCGCTCTGGCTGCTGGAGCACGGCTGGGCGTGGGCGTCCGCCGTGGCGATCGGCTGGATCGGCTCGTATGCGCTCTTCTCCTACCTGGCGGACCGCTGGACGAGGTCGGCCAACCCGCTGCTCCCGCCCCTCGACTGGGATGCCCCGCAGACGTTCACCCCGAAGGACCGGGAAGCCTGGGGGATCGTCGAGGGGATGGCGAAGCGGGCCGACGAGGCCGCGATCGAGTCGCTCAGCTCCGGGGACATCTACATCGACACCGGCCGGGAGCTGGCCGCCGCCCTGGCGAGGCACTACCACCCGGGGGCGAGGGAGCCGATCGACCGCGTCCCGGTCGTCGAGCTGCTGACGGCGCTGGAGCTGGCCGCGGAGGACCTCGCCCGGCTCTGCCGACAGGTCCCGGGGGGGGACATCATCACCCCCGGGCACTGGAAGCAGGCGATCGACGCGGCGAACCTGGTCAACCGGGCCAACGAGATCTACACGTTCCTGCTGCCGCTGTTCGCCCCCGTGGCGGGGGTGGCCCGCCTGGGGACGCAGAAGCTGATCGCCCAGCCGGCCTGGAGGAGCATGCAGCGCTCGCTGATGCGGTGGTTCTTCCGGGCCTACGTCAACCGGCTCGGCCACCACCTGGTCGAGCTGTACAGCGGCCGGCTGTCGATCGGCTCGGAGCACTACCGCCGCCTGACCCGTCGTGCCGGGGAGCGGGCCTCCGCGGCCCACGACGCCTCGCCGAGCCCGGTGGTGGCCGTCGCGGGGGCCAGGGGATCGGGCAAGTCGCTGCTGATCGCGAGCCTGGAGAAGGCGATCGGCGACGGCGACCTGGACGCGACGAAGGCGAAGCTACTCCAGGCGGGACGCGAGCCCGCCCTGGCGAACCGGCTCACTTCCGTCCGATTCCTGGAGATCCCCGGCTTCCGGGCCCAGCCGGGCCCCGACACCTCCCGGGAGCGTGCCAGCCGGAAGGACGCCGTCGCCGCCGCGGGGGAGGCCGACCTACTGATCCTGCTGGCCGACGCCTCCCGGGGGGATCTGAGCGACGACCTCAACTTCGCCCGGGAGTGGATCGACGCCCACCGGGATCGACCCCATCAGGACATGCCCCCCTCGCTGGTCGTCGTGACCGGCTTCGGGGCCCCCCGGGACGCCTCGGGATTCGGGCCCTCGGCGGTCGAGGCGGAGGGGGCGGCCGTCGGCACGAGGGTTCGGCCGCTCTCGAAGGAGGAGGCGATCGGTGCCTTGAAGGCCGAACTGCCCGAGGGGATCAACCGCGTCATCGCCGTCGAGCTGGAGGACCAGCCGCCGGCCACCGTGGCCGACTCGGTGCTGCCTTCGATCGCCCGACGGCTCCCCGAGGCCGAGCGACTGGCGCTGCTCCGCCACCTCCACCGGCACTCGACCCGCTCCAAGGCCCGCCGGGTCGTCGAATCGATCGGCCGTCAGGGGAAGCACCTCTGGTCGTCCGTCCGGAGTCGGGCCCCCTCCCGGCCGGACGACTCGGAGGATTGACGGCCCTCCCCGGGGCGACGGTTCACCCCTTCGAGGGCGCCGTCTCCTGGGCGTCCTTCCAGATGGGGTCGTAGACCTCCTTGTCGAACGGGGGGCAGCCGGTCGGGTACTGCCCGAGTTCGTTGTGCTTGGAGCGCATCAGGGCCGTGCAATAGCTGAAGGTCCGGCAAATCCGCTTGCGGTCCAGGGGTCGCCCCTCCAGGACGTTCCGGGCGAAATCGGGATGGGAGAGCGAGGCCCGCCCGACGCCGACGATCGAGACCCGGCCGTCCCGGATGTTGGCCGCACCCGCCTGGAAGAGGAACGCCTGGAGCCACGAGTAGCCGGAGCCGAGGATCGGCAGCTCAGGGCAGGCCCGTTGGATCTGCTCGGCGGCCTTGAAGTGGCGGTCGATGCCGATCAACGGGTGCTCGGGCGTCTCGTAGCCGTCGGGAGGCGGGTATTCGAACGGCCGGATGATGTGGGGGCTGCCGTAGGGGTTGCCCATCGTGACGTTGACCATCGCCACTCCCAGATCCCGGAGCTGGCCGATCAGCCGGATCGGCTCGGCCAAGTCGGGTTTAGTGTGGTCGTCCGGGTCCGTCCCCCAGCAGGACCGAAGGGGGTAGGGGACCGCTTCCGGCTCCCCTTCCTGATCGGGGCCATTGCGCCAGGGGATGCCGTCGTAGACGTTCATCCGGGTGGCGACCATCAGGCCGGGCAGGCGATCTCGGATGCGGCCGACGACCTCCCGGATGAACCGGGTCCGGTTCTCGAACGGCCCGCCGTACTTGCCCGGCCGGGTGTGAGCCGAGAGCAACTCGCAGAGCAGGTATCGGTGACATTGCTTCAAGTCGACGAAGTCGTAACCGACCTTCGAGGCGACCTCGGCGGCCTCGACGTAGCGGTCTTGTAACCGGTCGAGGTCGTCGTCGGAGAGCAGGGGGGTGTGGTCGTCGGCGGTCCGTCCGGTGGCCCGGTCCAGCACCGTCCGGGGGTCGAGGCCCGGGTCGTGCTGCGCCAGCAACGGCCGGGGGACGCTGTAGCGGCCCGAGTGGGTCAATTGCAGTCCGACGAGCAGGTCGGAGTCGTCCCCCCAGGCGTCCCGGTGGGAGCGTCGACACTGTTCCAGCATCCGGGAGAGCCCGTCTGCGCGGTCGGCGTTGCAGACGAGCTGCCGGGTGTTGGCCCGGCTCTCGGGGACGACGGCCGCGGCCTCCCCCCAGATCAGCTTCGCGCCGCCGTCGCCGAAGCGTCGGTAGCGACGGAGGGTCAGCTCGCCGGGAGAGCCGTCGGGCTCGCCGTCGCAGCCTTCCATCGGGTGGATCGCCAGGCGATTCCCGACCGTCCGGCCGCCGATCGTGATCGACCCCAAGAGCGGGGAGAGGTCGTCGGTCAGCCGGATGTCGAGGCCCATCGCCTCGGCGTCCGCCCGGAGGCCGTCAGCGGTCTTGTATTTGAAGTAGCGGGACACGGCACGGGGCTCCGAGGGGCGGGGATCAGCCGGCCGGGGCGTTCAGCTCTCGGATGACCCGGGAGCATCGGGCGCAGAGCGTCGGGTGTTCCTCATCCTGG carries:
- a CDS encoding GTPase, producing MLRNWRAWVLIALIVVPFGLYVVLGSLWLLEHGWAWASAVAIGWIGSYALFSYLADRWTRSANPLLPPLDWDAPQTFTPKDREAWGIVEGMAKRADEAAIESLSSGDIYIDTGRELAAALARHYHPGAREPIDRVPVVELLTALELAAEDLARLCRQVPGGDIITPGHWKQAIDAANLVNRANEIYTFLLPLFAPVAGVARLGTQKLIAQPAWRSMQRSLMRWFFRAYVNRLGHHLVELYSGRLSIGSEHYRRLTRRAGERASAAHDASPSPVVAVAGARGSGKSLLIASLEKAIGDGDLDATKAKLLQAGREPALANRLTSVRFLEIPGFRAQPGPDTSRERASRKDAVAAAGEADLLILLADASRGDLSDDLNFAREWIDAHRDRPHQDMPPSLVVVTGFGAPRDASGFGPSAVEAEGAAVGTRVRPLSKEEAIGALKAELPEGINRVIAVELEDQPPATVADSVLPSIARRLPEAERLALLRHLHRHSTRSKARRVVESIGRQGKHLWSSVRSRAPSRPDDSED
- a CDS encoding oxidoreductase — protein: MSRYFKYKTADGLRADAEAMGLDIRLTDDLSPLLGSITIGGRTVGNRLAIHPMEGCDGEPDGSPGELTLRRYRRFGDGGAKLIWGEAAAVVPESRANTRQLVCNADRADGLSRMLEQCRRSHRDAWGDDSDLLVGLQLTHSGRYSVPRPLLAQHDPGLDPRTVLDRATGRTADDHTPLLSDDDLDRLQDRYVEAAEVASKVGYDFVDLKQCHRYLLCELLSAHTRPGKYGGPFENRTRFIREVVGRIRDRLPGLMVATRMNVYDGIPWRNGPDQEGEPEAVPYPLRSCWGTDPDDHTKPDLAEPIRLIGQLRDLGVAMVNVTMGNPYGSPHIIRPFEYPPPDGYETPEHPLIGIDRHFKAAEQIQRACPELPILGSGYSWLQAFLFQAGAANIRDGRVSIVGVGRASLSHPDFARNVLEGRPLDRKRICRTFSYCTALMRSKHNELGQYPTGCPPFDKEVYDPIWKDAQETAPSKG